From the Helicoverpa armigera isolate CAAS_96S chromosome 27, ASM3070526v1, whole genome shotgun sequence genome, one window contains:
- the LOC126054845 gene encoding uncharacterized protein LOC126054845, which produces MCPFLRSKADEEEIEGDGSMDLTGAELQADEQDFDMDDEEEEIEVWTDSKQKKIDAALLTFIISSLQNVSVVVSLRGLLATHENYVIPECEDIVERILPHMHNACFNELKASIQEASSVCLSIEQWKNIERENIISITAHYVNSEFELKSILLKCCEFYFYDAEESITFFKETCNEWDILGKINGCLYNRNSKYSANIKEALNLLGWDDYVCAAHKINVILKKSLELFKPILVKVKKVAVHFLNDSTSMSKLNFYHQTDEDEPQEIMDALTREDITYEMIETFLELEDTIAAVLHENESLLFTDEDWSILNQLFRLYEPLSEAIKQLGAGNKYVCSSIIIPTINVLRNSLQAMDDSLNFEDVHEEIKCLMDILNKQFEDIESDPNLAMCTLLDPRYKMSKFKDRNAADAAKANLVAEVKNLVNLNSISDSGKTESGEDNEGNVIPEKGLINDSEDILVVAQTETDQYIQADLTDLEPSVWWQNNQEKYPHIAQLFKTKCSIVATSLLSEYLFSEKNGFLVHNRKLLSPDIAKYLVFLKENVKDDSDYFKFMP; this is translated from the coding sequence ATGTGTCCTTTCCTCCGTTCTAAAGCGGATGAGGAAGAAATAGAAGGTGATGGGTCAATGGACCTTACGGGCGCTGAGCTGCAAGCTGATGAACAAGATTTTGACATGGACGACGAGGAAGAAGAAATTGAGGTCTGGACTGattctaaacaaaagaaaatagatgCTGCACTTCTTACGTTTATAATCAGTTCGTTACAAAATGTTTCAGTAGTAGTAAGCTTACGTGGATTATTGGCAACTCACGAAAATTACGTTATACCAGAATGTGAAGATATAGTCGAAAGAATCCTACCCCATATGCACAATGCTTGTTTTAACGAGCTGAAAGCAAGTATACAAGAAGCAAGTTCAGTTTGTCTTTCTATTGAACAATGGAAAAATATCGAAAGGGAAAATATTATATCCATCACTGCCCACTACGTAAACTCTGAATTTGAACTAAAATCTATTTTACTCAAATgctgtgaattttatttttatgatgctGAAGAAAGCATAACATTTTTCAAGGAAACGTGTAACGAATGGGACATTTTGGGAAAAATAAATGGTTGTCTCTATAACAGAAATTCAAAATACTCTGCTAATATCAAGGAAGCTTTAAATTTGTTAGGCTGGGATGACTATGTCTGTGCCGCTCACAAAATAAACGTAATCCTGAAGAAGTCACTTGAATTATTCAAACCAATTTTGGTAAAAGTCAAGAAAGTAGCCGTACACTTCCTAAATGACTCCACAAGCATGTCGAAGCTGAATTTTTATCATCAAACAGACGAGGATGAACCACAAGAAATAATGGATGCTCTCACCCGTGAGGATATAACCTACGAAATGATTGAAACATTTCTAGAACTAGAAGATACCATCGCTGCAGTATTACATGAAAACGAGTCACTTCTGTTTACTGACGAAGATTGGAGTATACTTAATCAATTATTCAGGTTATATGAACCTTTATCAGAAGCAATTAAACAATTAGGTGCAGGAAACAAATATGTGTGCAGTtcaattattatacctactatcAACGTTTTAAGAAATTCATTGCAAGCGATGGATGACAGCCTAAACTTTGAAGATGTACATgaggaaataaaatgtttaatggaTATATTAAATAAGCAATTTGAGGATATTGAGTCTGACCCCAACTTGGCTATGTGTACTTTATTGGACCCTAGGTACAAAATGTCTAAGTTTAAAGACAGGAATGCTGCTGACGCGGCCAAAGCAAATTTGGTGGCTGAGGTAAAAAATCTTGTGAACCTCAACAGTATTTCTGATTCGGGGAAGACAGAATCTGGCGAAGATAATGAAGGAAATGTAATTCCAGAAAAAGGTTTAATCAATGATTCAGAAGACATTTTAGTGGTCGCTCAAACAGAAACAGACCAGTACATCCAAGCTGATTTAACCGATTTAGAGCCAAGCGTATGGTGGCAAAATAATCAGGAAAAATATCCCCACATTGCACAGCTATTTAAGACTAAATGCAGTATTGTGGCTACCTCACTTCTTAGTGAATATTTGTTTTCAGAGAAAAATGGTTTTTTAGTCCATAATAGGAAGTTATTATCACCGGACATAGCTAAGTATCtggtatttttaaaagaaaatgtaaaggATGACagtgattattttaaatttatgcCTTAA